A window of Akkermansiaceae bacterium contains these coding sequences:
- a CDS encoding right-handed parallel beta-helix repeat-containing protein → MKILTTLLWITGAPTLLIGAELHVAVNGDDTHDGAPSKPLKTISAAAKVAQPGDVITVHAGVYRERVSPPRGGESADKRIVYQAAAGEKVVITGSEIIKGWEKADNDTWKVTIPNSFFGEFNPYSDLIRGDWFNAKGRDHHTGAVYLDGHWLTEAAKLEEVLKPAGTTPLWSCRVDANNTTIWAQFKNTDPNKATVEINVRRTVFTPEKTGINYITVRGFDLRNAATNWAPPSAGQFGIVSAYWNKGWIIEDNEVSYSKCTGIALGKYGDEFDNTNKKGLADPYTECVRRALKNGWNKESVGSHTVRNNHIHHCEQAGIVGSLGAAFSTIVGNEVHDIHVQRLFSGAEMAGIKLHAAIDVLIRGNHIHHTVRGLWLDWMAQGTRVTANLFHHNGPSQDLFVEVNHGPFLVDNNMLLSSASLLDLSEGGAYAHNIIAGSINVRIGEGRATPYHHPHSTAFKGVAIIDGGDIRFYNNIFGSRANVALYDPAPQPVNMAGNVFLKGAKPSKHESAPLVLPKFDPAIKLLTKADGHYLEITLDKSWATGRTRRLVTTELLGKVRLADVPFVQPDSSPYRLDTDYLGNKRQENNPFPGPFEISADGKQSIKVWPLAKPVSPATGDH, encoded by the coding sequence ATGAAAATACTAACTACGCTATTATGGATCACGGGAGCACCTACCCTATTGATTGGTGCGGAATTACATGTCGCTGTCAACGGCGATGACACCCATGACGGAGCTCCATCCAAACCCCTCAAAACCATCTCGGCGGCGGCAAAAGTCGCACAGCCCGGCGATGTCATCACCGTCCACGCCGGTGTCTATCGCGAGCGCGTCAGCCCGCCACGCGGCGGAGAATCGGCGGACAAGCGCATCGTCTATCAGGCGGCCGCAGGCGAAAAGGTCGTCATCACCGGCTCGGAAATCATCAAGGGATGGGAAAAGGCGGACAACGACACCTGGAAGGTCACCATCCCGAACAGCTTCTTCGGCGAATTCAATCCGTACAGCGACCTCATACGTGGCGACTGGTTCAATGCAAAAGGCCGCGACCATCATACCGGCGCGGTCTATCTCGACGGCCACTGGCTGACCGAGGCCGCCAAGCTCGAGGAGGTTCTCAAACCCGCCGGCACCACCCCCTTGTGGAGCTGCCGGGTGGACGCGAACAACACCACGATCTGGGCGCAGTTTAAAAACACGGACCCTAACAAAGCCACGGTGGAGATCAATGTCCGCCGCACCGTGTTCACCCCCGAGAAAACTGGGATCAACTACATCACCGTCCGCGGTTTCGACCTCCGCAACGCCGCCACCAACTGGGCACCCCCGTCCGCCGGGCAGTTCGGCATTGTCTCCGCCTACTGGAACAAGGGGTGGATCATCGAGGACAACGAAGTCAGTTACTCGAAATGCACCGGCATCGCACTCGGCAAGTACGGCGATGAATTCGACAACACCAACAAGAAGGGACTCGCCGACCCCTACACCGAATGCGTCCGCCGCGCACTCAAGAACGGCTGGAACAAGGAGAGCGTCGGCAGCCACACCGTCCGCAACAACCACATCCACCACTGCGAGCAGGCCGGCATCGTCGGCAGCCTGGGTGCGGCGTTCAGCACGATTGTCGGCAACGAGGTTCACGACATCCATGTGCAGCGCCTGTTCAGCGGCGCCGAAATGGCCGGCATCAAGCTGCACGCGGCCATCGACGTGCTCATCCGCGGAAACCACATCCACCACACCGTCCGGGGCCTGTGGCTGGACTGGATGGCACAGGGCACCCGCGTCACCGCCAACCTGTTCCACCACAACGGCCCCTCGCAGGACCTCTTTGTCGAGGTCAACCACGGGCCGTTTCTGGTCGATAACAACATGCTTCTCTCCTCCGCTTCCCTTCTGGACCTGTCGGAGGGAGGTGCCTATGCCCACAACATCATCGCGGGCAGCATCAATGTGCGCATCGGCGAGGGACGGGCAACCCCCTACCACCACCCCCACTCCACCGCCTTCAAGGGCGTCGCCATAATAGACGGCGGCGACATCCGGTTCTACAACAACATCTTCGGCTCCCGGGCCAACGTGGCGCTGTATGACCCCGCGCCCCAACCCGTGAACATGGCGGGCAATGTGTTTCTCAAGGGCGCCAAACCCTCCAAACACGAGTCGGCACCGCTGGTCCTCCCCAAGTTCGACCCCGCCATCAAGTTGCTGACAAAAGCGGACGGCCACTACCTGGAAATCACCCTCGACAAGAGCTGGGCGACAGGCCGGACACGCCGGCTTGTTACAACAGAATTGTTAGGAAAGGTCAGGCTTGCGGACGTTCCCTTCGTGCAGCCCGATTCCTCACCCTACCGGCTCGACACTGATTACCTGGGCAACAAGCGGCAGGAAAACAATCCGTTCCCCGGCCCGTTCGAGATCTCGGCGGACGGCAAACAAAGCATCAAAGTATGGCCGCTCGCCAAACCGGTGTCACCCGCCACGGGCGACCATTGA
- a CDS encoding MFS transporter, whose protein sequence is MTGESNDIGQQQRTFGLELVRSVPQGFIETAGSTFAMYVAITVFGAPVWMKMVIAGAASVGLLLSLFTVQIVRRLGCSVNAASVFVWCASALGFAMSAMAGDSLDLYLAGICLSAVMLTVGSPLISQIYRKHYSNRVRGKLFSYAGVVRAMTGAVAGIGVGIWLARQGGDYHGLFWFYAACCLVMAGCVFAMARVRLRKTQRLKLFDAFQHVSQDRAFRKLLICWMLLGMGNLLSFALFVEYISNPVYGFELTADKAGLITSTIPMLVFIVCIVPWGMVFDRLPFYRVRIMVNVFFFIGILIFYLGGSYFALCLGMVFHAVGRSGGNILWSLWVTRFATEENVGEYMSVHSSLTGVRGVLAPVIAFSVAGWLGPGAVAIGGAALILVSSLLLIPELKAEARQAR, encoded by the coding sequence ATGACGGGGGAGAGCAATGATATCGGACAACAGCAACGGACCTTCGGCCTGGAGCTGGTCCGGTCGGTGCCCCAGGGTTTCATCGAGACGGCGGGCTCGACCTTTGCGATGTATGTGGCGATCACCGTGTTTGGTGCGCCGGTGTGGATGAAGATGGTGATTGCCGGCGCGGCAAGCGTCGGTCTGCTGCTAAGCCTGTTCACCGTGCAGATTGTCCGCAGGCTCGGATGCTCGGTGAATGCGGCCTCGGTGTTTGTCTGGTGCGCGTCGGCGCTTGGTTTTGCGATGTCGGCGATGGCGGGCGACTCGCTCGATCTGTATCTGGCCGGAATCTGCCTGTCGGCTGTGATGTTGACTGTGGGCTCGCCGTTGATTTCCCAGATATATCGCAAACATTATTCCAACCGCGTCAGGGGAAAACTGTTTTCCTACGCAGGCGTGGTCCGCGCCATGACGGGGGCGGTTGCGGGTATCGGCGTTGGTATTTGGCTGGCCCGACAAGGCGGGGATTACCACGGACTGTTCTGGTTTTACGCGGCCTGCTGTCTGGTGATGGCCGGGTGTGTGTTTGCCATGGCGCGAGTGAGGCTCAGGAAGACCCAACGCCTCAAATTGTTTGATGCCTTCCAGCATGTCTCCCAGGACAGGGCATTTCGCAAACTGCTGATTTGCTGGATGTTGTTAGGTATGGGAAACCTGCTCAGCTTTGCACTTTTCGTGGAGTATATCAGTAACCCGGTCTACGGCTTCGAACTGACCGCTGACAAGGCCGGGCTGATTACCAGCACCATCCCGATGCTGGTATTCATCGTCTGTATCGTGCCGTGGGGTATGGTGTTTGACCGTTTGCCGTTTTACCGCGTCAGGATCATGGTGAACGTCTTTTTCTTTATCGGCATTTTGATTTTCTACCTGGGGGGCAGCTACTTTGCCTTGTGTCTGGGCATGGTGTTCCATGCTGTTGGCCGGTCAGGTGGCAACATCCTGTGGAGCCTGTGGGTGACCCGCTTTGCGACCGAGGAAAATGTCGGCGAATACATGAGTGTGCACAGTAGCCTCACGGGTGTACGCGGGGTGCTGGCGCCGGTGATCGCCTTTAGTGTGGCTGGATGGTTGGGGCCGGGTGCGGTCGCCATCGGGGGAGCCGCATTGATCCTGGTATCATCACTACTACTCATCCCAGAGCTGAAGGCGGAAGCGCGCCAAGCGAGGTAG
- a CDS encoding methyltransferase domain-containing protein, giving the protein MAESASDWNQRYLQGDTPWDKGEAAPALAELLENGDFSNNMKVLVPGCGYGHDVAAIAKAGCKAVGLDISESAVAGAKLANPGEGISYVVADFFYPVNGEEGRYDAIWEHTCFCAIQPGQRDAYVDAAYRLLKPGGVLFGVFFAFSDEPDADGPPFKTDIETIHHHFVRRFTLGWERRPARAFPTREGQEWLMCWRRR; this is encoded by the coding sequence ATGGCAGAATCCGCATCCGATTGGAACCAACGATACCTCCAGGGCGACACCCCCTGGGACAAAGGCGAGGCTGCACCCGCACTCGCTGAGCTTCTTGAAAACGGCGACTTTTCTAACAATATGAAGGTGCTCGTTCCCGGTTGTGGTTATGGCCACGATGTGGCAGCGATTGCAAAGGCCGGCTGTAAGGCGGTGGGGCTTGATATCTCTGAATCAGCAGTCGCCGGCGCCAAACTGGCAAACCCGGGAGAGGGAATCAGCTATGTGGTGGCCGATTTCTTTTATCCCGTCAACGGGGAGGAAGGTCGTTATGATGCCATCTGGGAGCATACCTGCTTCTGTGCCATCCAGCCCGGGCAGCGTGATGCCTACGTGGATGCCGCATACCGCTTGCTCAAGCCCGGCGGTGTCTTGTTTGGTGTGTTTTTTGCTTTTTCCGACGAACCGGATGCGGACGGGCCGCCGTTTAAAACAGATATCGAGACGATCCATCATCATTTTGTCCGCCGCTTCACACTTGGATGGGAGCGGAGGCCGGCGCGCGCGTTTCCCACTCGGGAAGGGCAGGAGTGGCTGATGTGCTGGCGTCGCCGATGA
- a CDS encoding paraslipin, with product MEYIVSIGLVILVVVTLVKTARIVPQRQAFVIERLGKYSRTLTAGFHILLPFIDRVAYKHSLKEVAIDVPSQMCITRDNIAIEIDGVLYMQVLDAQKASYGIENYHFASAQLAQTTLRSEIGKLELDKTFEERDTINANIIDALDKASEPWGLKITRYEIANITPPKSVQDALEKQMRAERERRSQIALSEGEREAAINVAEGHKQQVIKESEAQKLRQINEAEGKAQEITLLATATAEGLRNIALAINEPGGSDAVNLRIAEQYVKEFGNLAKETNTMIIPNNLADIGGTVASLGKMLSQTKIS from the coding sequence ATGGAATACATCGTATCAATCGGACTCGTCATACTCGTCGTAGTCACCCTCGTAAAAACGGCACGCATCGTGCCGCAACGCCAGGCATTCGTCATCGAGCGCCTCGGTAAGTACAGTCGCACCCTCACTGCGGGTTTCCACATCCTTTTGCCCTTCATCGACCGGGTTGCCTACAAGCACTCGCTCAAGGAGGTCGCCATCGACGTGCCCTCCCAGATGTGTATCACCCGCGATAACATCGCCATTGAAATCGATGGTGTGCTTTACATGCAGGTGCTGGATGCCCAGAAGGCCAGTTACGGAATCGAGAACTACCACTTTGCCTCGGCCCAGCTGGCCCAGACCACGCTTCGTTCGGAAATTGGTAAACTCGAACTCGATAAAACCTTCGAGGAGCGCGATACCATCAACGCCAACATCATCGATGCCCTCGACAAGGCATCCGAGCCATGGGGACTGAAGATCACGCGTTACGAGATCGCCAATATCACCCCGCCCAAGTCGGTGCAGGATGCCCTGGAAAAACAGATGCGTGCCGAACGTGAGCGCCGGTCACAAATCGCCCTCTCCGAGGGTGAGCGTGAGGCCGCCATCAACGTCGCCGAAGGTCACAAACAACAGGTGATCAAGGAGTCCGAGGCGCAGAAACTCCGCCAGATCAACGAGGCCGAGGGTAAGGCGCAGGAGATCACCCTGCTGGCAACCGCCACCGCTGAAGGCTTGCGTAACATCGCCCTGGCCATCAACGAGCCAGGCGGCTCGGACGCAGTCAACCTCCGTATTGCGGAGCAGTATGTCAAGGAGTTCGGTAACCTCGCCAAGGAAACCAACACCATGATCATACCTAACAACCTCGCTGACATCGGCGGCACGGTCGCCTCGCTCGGCAAGATGCTGAGCCAGACGAAAATTTCCTAA
- a CDS encoding NfeD family protein: MPTELDPKMLWFIAGLAMILLEFVAPGVVIVFFGIGAWVVAIGMWLGLIDSVPAQCLTFAVSSLVLLFALRRYVTSWFVGGSSNGSDNIEDEFVGKTVRVVRTIGGGEHTGKVELKGAEWNARSSEELLPGRFATVIKREGLELIVKPNK, from the coding sequence ATGCCTACTGAACTTGACCCTAAAATGCTTTGGTTTATCGCGGGCCTTGCAATGATACTGCTTGAATTCGTCGCGCCCGGCGTGGTGATCGTTTTCTTCGGAATCGGTGCCTGGGTCGTTGCCATCGGAATGTGGCTGGGCCTCATCGACTCGGTGCCCGCGCAGTGCCTGACTTTCGCGGTTTCCTCGCTGGTGCTGCTCTTTGCCCTGCGCCGCTACGTAACCAGCTGGTTCGTGGGTGGCTCATCCAATGGAAGCGACAATATCGAGGACGAATTCGTCGGCAAGACAGTCCGTGTCGTGCGCACTATCGGTGGGGGCGAACATACCGGCAAAGTCGAACTCAAGGGCGCCGAATGGAATGCCCGTAGCAGTGAGGAACTTCTGCCCGGACGCTTTGCCACCGTCATCAAACGCGAGGGGCTCGAACTCATCGTCAAACCTAACAAGTAA